From a single Pseudobacteroides sp. genomic region:
- the copZ gene encoding copper chaperone CopZ: MASEVKTLNVEGMSCNHCENSVKKAVGALNGVGNVTVDLKSKKVTIEFDPSKVNVDIIKDAIVDQGYDVI; the protein is encoded by the coding sequence ATGGCAAGTGAAGTGAAAACCTTAAATGTGGAAGGAATGTCTTGCAATCATTGTGAAAACAGTGTTAAGAAGGCTGTAGGAGCATTAAATGGTGTTGGAAACGTAACTGTTGATTTAAAATCAAAAAAGGTTACTATAGAATTCGACCCGTCTAAGGTTAATGTTGACATTATAAAGGATGCTATAGTAGATCAAGGATATGATGTTATATAG
- a CDS encoding sulfite exporter TauE/SafE family protein, which produces MSLNNKQKTLHIEGMTCTSCEMRIENVLMKLEGMIEAKAIYSSSSVYVTYDSSRLGIGRIIETIEKLDYKVKSEASSISETDERNKEYKTKVEENRMRPGQVIGIGVIILALYLIINNTIGFNFIPEVNQSMGYGILFVVGLLTSLHCIAMCGGINLSVCVQYKLGSNEKDMDREGNGRGRRLGELTRLTPSALYNLGRVISYTIIGGIVGALGSVVSFSGTVKGIIAIVSGIFMVIMGLNMLNIFPWLRKINPRMPKIFGKKIHGNTGKKGPIVIGLLNGLMPCGPLQAMQLYALGTGSMLAGALSMFLFSIGTVPLMFGFGAISSLLSGKFTHKMLKVSAVLVMILGVIMLNRGFNLSGYNIGLALGSSGGSRNIAKIDNGEQVVTINLEPGGYTPIVVQKDIPVKWIIKADKESLNGCNNAITSQEFGIENEKLIVGDNIIEFTPKREGTFVYTCWMGMISSSIKVVPDITKVQDKDINDAADPSGQSGSIGGGCCGASSKATKFIGGKVPVDEVSVGRIKDGIQDVSFSVNDYGFSPAVIVMQKGVKTNFVINGEQLNYCNNRLVFPEYNSQMTLKNGENKIEFVPEADFTFKCWMGMLNGYVKVVDDVNKINLDEIKNEIKGYKPASGSSGGGGCCG; this is translated from the coding sequence ATGAGTCTAAATAATAAACAAAAAACTCTTCATATAGAAGGTATGACTTGTACCAGCTGTGAAATGAGAATTGAGAATGTATTAATGAAACTTGAGGGAATGATAGAAGCAAAAGCAATTTACAGCAGTTCAAGTGTTTATGTTACTTATGACAGCAGTAGACTTGGTATTGGTAGAATAATTGAGACTATAGAGAAGCTTGATTATAAGGTAAAGAGTGAAGCTTCATCAATATCTGAAACAGATGAGCGAAATAAAGAATATAAAACTAAAGTTGAAGAAAATAGAATGAGACCAGGGCAGGTTATAGGTATTGGTGTTATAATATTGGCTTTATATTTGATTATTAATAACACAATAGGTTTTAATTTTATACCTGAAGTCAACCAGTCTATGGGATATGGCATACTATTTGTTGTAGGTCTTTTGACTTCACTTCATTGTATAGCGATGTGCGGAGGGATCAATTTATCGGTATGTGTACAGTATAAGTTGGGTAGCAATGAAAAAGATATGGATAGAGAAGGGAACGGCCGAGGCAGGAGATTGGGGGAACTTACCAGGCTAACACCCAGTGCATTATACAACTTAGGAAGGGTTATATCTTATACTATTATTGGTGGTATAGTGGGAGCTTTGGGCTCAGTGGTAAGTTTTTCGGGAACGGTAAAGGGTATAATTGCCATTGTTTCAGGTATATTTATGGTGATTATGGGCCTTAATATGTTAAACATTTTTCCATGGCTTAGAAAGATAAATCCCAGGATGCCTAAAATATTTGGAAAAAAGATTCACGGCAATACTGGCAAAAAAGGGCCTATAGTGATAGGACTGTTAAATGGATTAATGCCTTGCGGACCTCTGCAGGCTATGCAGTTATACGCATTGGGAACCGGAAGCATGCTGGCAGGTGCATTATCAATGTTTCTGTTTAGTATAGGTACTGTTCCTCTTATGTTTGGCTTTGGTGCAATAAGTTCACTATTAAGCGGCAAGTTTACTCATAAAATGCTTAAGGTAAGTGCTGTACTGGTTATGATACTCGGAGTGATTATGCTCAATAGGGGTTTTAACCTTTCAGGTTATAATATCGGGCTTGCGTTGGGAAGTTCTGGTGGGAGTAGAAACATTGCGAAAATAGATAATGGAGAACAGGTTGTAACGATAAACCTTGAGCCGGGAGGATATACACCTATAGTTGTGCAAAAAGATATACCTGTTAAGTGGATAATTAAAGCCGATAAAGAGAGCTTAAACGGTTGTAACAATGCCATAACCTCGCAGGAATTTGGAATAGAGAACGAGAAACTTATAGTAGGTGATAATATAATAGAGTTTACACCTAAAAGAGAAGGAACTTTTGTCTATACATGCTGGATGGGGATGATAAGCAGTAGTATTAAGGTTGTACCGGATATTACAAAAGTTCAAGATAAAGATATTAATGATGCCGCTGATCCTTCTGGTCAATCAGGCAGCATAGGTGGAGGTTGTTGCGGTGCAAGCTCTAAAGCGACTAAATTTATTGGTGGAAAAGTTCCTGTAGATGAAGTGTCAGTTGGTAGAATAAAGGACGGAATACAAGATGTTAGCTTTAGTGTCAACGATTATGGCTTTTCACCAGCAGTTATCGTTATGCAAAAAGGAGTAAAAACTAACTTTGTAATTAACGGGGAGCAGCTTAATTACTGCAACAATAGGCTTGTATTTCCGGAATACAACTCACAGATGACTTTGAAGAATGGAGAAAATAAGATTGAGTTTGTTCCTGAAGCAGATTTTACATTTAAGTGTTGGATGGGGATGCTAAATGGGTATGTAAAAGTAGTGGATGATGTTAATAAAATAAATCTAGATGAAATAAAAAATGAAATAAAGGGCTATAAGCCAGCGAGTGGGTCAAGCGGCGGAGGAGGTTGCTGCGGATAA
- a CDS encoding DUF2318 domain-containing protein has protein sequence MKNNKKADKSKKGIAIFAGIAAVLLVVAVVIVFIGKDKGENVSQNGNQTETVSSSVTDLVIPKSEVTETAKFYPLKAGSTNMEILAVKASDGSVRTAFNTCQVCNGSPKAYYKQQGDVLVCQNCGNRFKMDMVEQQRGGCNPVPIMKDEKTEDGVNITIPKELIEKNKELFTSNWKTQ, from the coding sequence ATGAAAAATAATAAAAAAGCAGATAAATCTAAAAAGGGGATTGCAATTTTTGCGGGTATTGCTGCAGTGCTTTTAGTAGTAGCAGTAGTTATTGTCTTTATTGGAAAAGATAAAGGAGAAAATGTAAGCCAAAATGGAAACCAAACCGAAACCGTTTCCAGCAGTGTTACAGACCTGGTAATTCCAAAGTCTGAAGTAACTGAAACAGCTAAGTTTTATCCTCTCAAAGCAGGAAGTACCAATATGGAAATTTTAGCTGTTAAGGCATCGGACGGATCAGTTAGAACTGCATTTAATACATGCCAGGTATGTAATGGGTCGCCAAAGGCTTACTATAAGCAGCAAGGCGATGTTCTAGTTTGTCAAAATTGCGGAAACAGATTCAAGATGGACATGGTTGAGCAGCAAAGGGGTGGATGTAACCCTGTTCCTATTATGAAAGATGAAAAAACAGAAGATGGAGTAAATATAACTATACCAAAGGAATTAATTGAAAAGAATAAAGAGCTGTTTACTTCAAATTGGAAAACTCAATAA
- a CDS encoding dockerin type I domain-containing protein: protein MRNTKKLILTLLAATALTWLFTAFSVSNAASDLAANNDIVPVTSIPSLTDTIPTPTPTSALLSGCAFVSDNTYQSAILNCKIPDAFKGKKFAVFYEYWTSDAPDKITKTNIYRTYNTDNFSSVDSYELFNVEYNAKYSFRAAIIDLNSQNSQTIYSDVVTFSSVPPPTAGLFKRRIYGYVAPEFKASSEIDRSGFKVSINGGAATATTDSEGYFSFSTSSSNKVFYNIKISRPGYIERSIDLGYITGTVNASQNGAYTIMLCGDINNDKAVNMSDVVQIAKTFNLSMGSEGFIGAADFNRDNVVNMNDIVLAAKNFNKSENDYAVYPKIPYIELKSPSETIYLSYNRTPIFDINGYYLKNIASYSFKLNYRYTAQIIGKELTGSPSDNLLANLQYDPVIETNNDTGQKILSVNKSYTKLADYKNSGAGEESGRLISIQSVIPFVNSATGSDIFQFTEFTCKDWDNNTIKVEILKPRFVVTSITP, encoded by the coding sequence ATGAGAAATACAAAAAAACTCATTCTCACATTGTTGGCGGCCACCGCACTCACGTGGCTATTTACAGCATTTTCAGTCAGCAATGCCGCGTCTGATTTAGCAGCAAACAATGACATTGTTCCTGTTACATCAATACCTTCACTTACAGACACAATACCTACACCAACGCCAACAAGCGCACTGCTTAGCGGGTGTGCCTTTGTGTCAGACAATACTTACCAATCCGCCATATTAAACTGTAAAATTCCAGATGCCTTTAAGGGAAAGAAGTTTGCTGTTTTCTATGAATACTGGACAAGTGATGCTCCAGATAAAATAACTAAAACCAATATATACAGAACTTATAACACAGATAATTTTTCTTCAGTTGACAGTTATGAATTGTTTAATGTGGAGTATAATGCCAAATATTCTTTTAGAGCTGCAATAATAGATCTCAACAGCCAAAATTCCCAAACCATTTATAGCGATGTTGTGACCTTTTCAAGCGTTCCACCACCAACTGCCGGGTTATTCAAACGTAGGATATATGGATATGTTGCACCTGAATTTAAAGCAAGCAGTGAAATAGACCGCAGCGGTTTCAAAGTATCCATTAATGGCGGTGCAGCTACTGCAACAACAGATTCTGAAGGATATTTCTCCTTCAGTACTTCCTCCAGTAACAAAGTTTTCTATAATATCAAAATAAGCAGGCCCGGCTATATCGAAAGAAGCATAGATCTCGGCTATATAACCGGCACAGTAAATGCAAGCCAGAATGGTGCATATACAATAATGCTATGTGGAGATATCAATAATGATAAGGCAGTTAATATGTCAGATGTAGTTCAAATAGCAAAAACCTTTAATCTCAGCATGGGAAGCGAAGGCTTCATTGGTGCAGCAGATTTCAATAGAGATAATGTTGTAAACATGAATGACATAGTATTGGCTGCTAAAAACTTCAATAAATCGGAAAATGACTATGCAGTTTACCCCAAGATACCCTATATCGAACTTAAAAGCCCTAGCGAGACAATCTATCTTTCATATAATAGAACTCCTATCTTTGATATTAACGGATACTACCTTAAAAATATTGCTAGCTACAGCTTCAAGTTAAATTATAGATATACGGCACAAATAATTGGAAAAGAATTAACAGGATCTCCTAGCGACAATTTATTGGCTAATCTCCAATATGATCCTGTCATCGAAACAAATAATGATACAGGTCAGAAAATTCTATCAGTTAATAAATCATATACAAAACTTGCAGATTATAAAAATTCCGGAGCAGGTGAGGAATCAGGAAGATTGATATCAATACAGTCTGTTATTCCATTTGTAAATAGTGCTACTGGAAGTGACATTTTCCAGTTCACAGAATTTACTTGCAAAGACTGGGATAATAATACTATAAAAGTCGAGATTTTAAAGCCAAGGTTTGTGGTAACATCCATAACACCCTAA